In Bos indicus x Bos taurus breed Angus x Brahman F1 hybrid chromosome 23, Bos_hybrid_MaternalHap_v2.0, whole genome shotgun sequence, the genomic window aaaatatccttATCTTCTTATTGAAACAAAGGCTACATTTATTAACTTACTATCTTTACTTCTCTCGGCAGAATTGCTAAAAgcttggaaaaataataaaagtagtatAAGTTTTTTTCTACTATCTTTTACTTGCATTAGTCATCCTTCATTAAGAATTCTATTTCATGTTAGAGGctacaaaatatttactatattaaatTCTAGAAACATAGAAATAAATAGGCTTTTCCAGCATATGGAAAGTTTTTTTGCAGGCTAATTATGCCAAGtcaaaatttgaaagtaaaatcaAGTTTCCCCCTTTTTTCTACAGTGGTCACATTATATGCTGTGGTTGATTCACTATAGCTCCATTATCAGCAAAGAGTGTTCAGTTTCTTTGTATGCTGACTGAACCTGCCTTTTGTAAAATTATAGaacttttttatgaaaaaaaagtttttcatggTCTAACCTCTTATATATATGAATAAGGACCTTAGAACTGAAGGGAAGGGATTAGATTCCTGGGttaaaggaggaagagagaaatgaataCACATACCTTACTATCCAAGAGAATTCCAAAACACAAGATGAAAAGACCCTTTAAATGAAGGAATAAAGCACATGTATTATCTCTTCcatttccagaaaagaaagtttTCATATTATtactattctattctattctccAACATTGAAATTATTTCCTTGTCTGTCCCCCTATTGGCTGTGGGTTCCCTGAAAACAAGGATACGATGAAACCTCCACAGTGCCTGAATTAACACAAAGTACtcaaacatttttgttgttgttgctaattAAATTATTGAGTAAATAAAGTTTGAAACACACATGGAGCTTCATGTTCCCCTTTGTGTCATCCTAAACCCCAAATAAAGAACTTCCATTTGCTTTTGTGTCTTTTTAGACATTAAAGAAATGCCAACTCAGCATCTTATGATGTCAGCCGGCTCTGAAGTCCAAGGCCAAGTGGAGGAAATTGACTGTATCAGCACGCTTCCCATGAAGTCCAGCCCCTGGGGAATCCTCGGCAGCGTCTTTCTTGGACCCTGAAGTCCTCCTCCTGGTTGGAGCACCCTCAGCTGCTGCCTGTTCAGACAGCACGTCACCAAGGGCCCTGGACGAAAGCTCCCTAACCCTGTCACCATGAGGTGTGTGCTCTCCATGACAGTCCTTGTGCCACCACTAAACATATCCTGGTTTGCTGAAGTAGGTGGAGAACCAACTGCTTTCTGGAGGCCTTTACTGaccacttactctgtgccaggcacagtgctaaaTGCTGAATGATCTCACTGAACCCTCGTATTTACTCTAAGATACAGGTAataattgggtttcccaggtggcagagtggtaaacaatccacctgcccattcaggagacataggagacctgggttccatccctgggtggggaagaccccctggagtaggaaatggcaacctactccagtattctcacctggagaatcccatggacagaggagactggcaggctacagtccacagggtctcaagagctggacacaactcagcaccAGCACCAGAGCACACAGATGATAATATTATCCCTGTTtaccaggggctttcctggtagctcagacggttaagtgtctgcctacagtgcaggagacctgggttcgatccctgggttgggaagatcccctggagaaggaaatgaaaacccactccagtattcatgcctggaaaatcccatggaccaaggagcctggtgggctagagtccatggggttgcaaagagtcagacacgactgagcgacttcacttcacttcacttaccagataaaagaattgaggatagaaaaattaaatgacttgTTAGCAGTCACACAGTTGGATAACACGACATATATGAGCCTACAAACATTTAACCGCCACTACCCTGAGACATTGTTCAGCGTTAAGAGACCCAGCCAATGTTCCTTGAACCAGGATTGAGGGCTCTCTTCCAGATTCTCCAAATCTAAGGAATACTTTGCCCGCCTACTTGCTGAACACTCCTTGATCATGGCGTGTAAAACCCGTGCTTGACAGCAGAGGTCCACAAACCTTTTCTTTAAAGagtcagagagtaaatatttctgGTTTTGCAGGTCATCCAGATTCTTACAACTGCTCAGTTCTGTCCATGTAAGGGAAACAGCCACAGACCCTATGCAAATGAACTGGTGTGGCTGTggtccaataaaactttatttacaaaaacagtgcTGCCTGCAGTTGGCCAGGCACTGCTCTGTGGCACACTAGGGACTTCCTTTACACCATTCAGACTCCAAAAGTATTCTAGATTTATTTCCCTTTCCCTGTATGCCTTCACAGAGATCAGCACAAGACAAAGAGGACTGGGTCAACAGCAAGGGGGATGAGTGTTAGCTACGcaaattcaaacatttaaaacactggaatggattactGAAGAAGCCTAATATTtactattggggaaaaaaatggatctttttattctgttcacTGTTGCAGGCGGTTTTGTTTGTAATAGTcctgctggaggcagggagatgaGATCATCTCCAGAGTGGTCTTCCCATCCTCAATTCTCTTCACTCCAGTTACCTGACTATACAATAGGTTATTCTCATTGTTCTTACCTGGAATGCATTGAGAAATGCGAAAATAACATGCCAAGACAGATTCTGGCCGTCCGCCATTGTTACTATGCCGAAACCCCAGGTGAGCCCCAGAAGAGGGGTCAGGACGAGGAGGCTCCTCCCTATGCGCTTGACAGTGGCCTTGTTGTCCTGGGCCAGCCTTTCTCCAACAGCTGGCCTCCAGAGCTTCGTGAGAACTAATAGCACCACCGCCAAATTTACAGCCACAATAGTCAGGGCAGGAACCGCAAAGGCCAAGAGAGGCTTGCTCCCATCGGACCAGTTAAGCCAACATGCATCCTTCCTTTTGTAGCCATCGCTGGGCTGCGTGACCAGAAAGGTGACGATGGATATAATGAGAGGGCACCCATAGCCCAAGCAGAACCCGACAGCCACCATCAAAGGTGTGGCCATGTGATGGAACACGAAGATCACCCGATATGCCAGCAGGAACCCGAGCAGAAGCATCCAGAAGAACAAGGAGAGGTAGAAAAGGTGTGCAAAGAACACGGCAGCTGTGCAGACGCCAGAGTTTGTGTCCACCGTGGCAGCAACAATAAACCAGACGTCTGCAATCAGGAGGCACAGAGCTATGTTCACTATGCAGATGTGACGGCTGTGTGAGGTTTGGTTTTTGTTGACCTGCTTCCAAAACAGACCTTGGATGGTCAGGCATAAGATGAGACTTCCGATGGAGACCCCCAGTCCCACAAAGGTGATCCATTTCACAATGGGGACGATGGCAGGAGGGACAATAGAGGACATCAGCACGGAGTAGGAGGTCAGGTGAGTACAAAGGCATGTCACCAAGTTTGCAGTTTCATTCTCTAGGTGGCAGCCGGTATCTGTCCACTGCAAATGACTGAAATCCCAAAACACACATTGAGGTTGACTCAGATTCAATTTCATCTTAGAAAAAGTCAgggaaatttcatggatggaagaGTTTGGGATAATAATGGATATCAAGGGCCCATTAACCtgagcatttttattttcagcaaTGGGTAGAATGTTCCCCAGGGTCAAGGAGGTCATGCTGATGATAGTATGTGGAAGGTGCTTCTTGAATTGTCCTGGCCCAATAGACACATGGCCTGTGATGGGACTGGGGGTATTTTGGGGGGGGAATTCAGTTTCATAATTGTAACCTTGATTGCTGAGATTTGCAGATACTGGAATCCCTTTCCAGTTAATGAAGTCTCGAGAAAAATGCAGAGGCAGAGCTGTCGAAGGTACCAGAGTGCTAATGTTTTCCAGTGATTCTAGTAACTGGGAACtggcattcttttctttcttcagtaaCACTGTCCAGTTGGTTAGCGAAGCTGAATTAAGGATGTGATCAGCTATATTGATGACATTCTAAAATACAAGGATGAAAGTTAATTTGGATTTTGAGTAAACTGGTCAGAGGACTGTGGATGAATAGTCATTAATCTTAAGCTCAAGAAAATTGCCCAGAGAATTGGCTCAATCAAGGATCACACATTAAAACTTAGCAGTGAAATATAGCATGGTTCTCCACACAGGGAAAGCTTTGGGCTAAGGAAAAAAGATCCACAGAATCACGTCAGTTCCAGGGTGAACACCTCCCAGGAATGCATAGGCCAAACAGGGTTTAGGCATGAAGGGGGAGAATGCTGCAATGGGGGCTGAAAAATGTGCATTTTCTCCTTCTGAGATAGCAAACAGGACTGCACGACTCCTCAGGCTGAGGGTCCAAGAGTGAGACGTTCTTTGTAACTCCTTTCCcatattatgtttattttgctAACATCAGAAGTTCTAAATTCATGTCACAAATGTTCAAGCTTTAATTCATGTATATTTATGACATTAACAGaggaaactaaaaaacaaaaattcttaaacCCTGGACATGCAACAAGGAAGCCTTGAATTGAGTTGTGGGTTTTAAGGGTCAttcttagtttatttatttatttatttttttcattcttagttTAAGACATTCCTTTTCCAAACATCCCTGAAAGGCAATGTTTTCTCCCCCAGGACCCTCACTCACTCTTAACAGCTCTGGTCCCCAGGCATCTGCTGTGGGCATCTGTCACTCTAGCTGAGTCTCACCCTGAGCCCTCTGTGACTCCTGGCTCAAATCCCATAGTGGGTTTCTTTTACTGCTTTCAGCaatctctgctttcttttggtttgtgTTTGCAGCTCtattttccccttcatttcatttttagcttttttgtgtgtcattttgttttatttggtctCATTAACAGTACATAGTCAgactttttgaaaaaaacaaatctgAGCATCTTTGTTTCAGGGAGTTTAACTTATTCACATTTAATGTCACTTCTGACATATAATGTTCACCTTATATAGTTAAGGACCATTGTGTGATTATGTAAcagtatacataatataaaacccaattttgtaaaatattatatgCTTTAACATATAAAATGCACACATCCAAAATTTTTGGAAAGATACCTATTTAACAAATAGTTCTTGAGTACCTGCTATGCGTCCCTTGTCAATCTTCTAGGCACTGAGATAACACCTACAATGTAAGCAGTTGGCCATTCTAGAGTGACAAGATTACatatcacttatttttctttttgtttatttgcataTCTTATAGTGAGCATGTCTTATTTGAggactttttaaagttaattttaaaatatccaaactAAATCATGAATTCCCCACTCAAGAAATGGAGTTcttaaaatatactaaatataataTACTAGAGTCAGAGTTTATAGCCACAGGAAGGAAAAACTACAGACTCAATATTAAGTATCAAAAAGTTGGCACCTGTATCATTCAGTGTCATGTAGGGCAGAGACTTACACCTTTCCCTTAGCCAGGTGCCACCCAGGCGGCCTGCCTGGAGGCAGCTCCCTCTTACTTTGTACACACACAATTGAATCCTGGGGATTCTTATACATTGCAGAGGAAGCAGCAAAGCTCACACAAAGACTGTTACATGACTCTTTGGTCCTTTTCAACAACATCTCATCAACTGGGGCTTCTGCCATTCCTCCTACCCGATCGAGCATTTAAAGTGAGCCGTTCCAGCTCACGCAGACTTTACCTCCATTGTTGAATTGGACACCGTGAAGCTTTTTCTCAGAGATGAGATATTGCCCAGAATTGACACCACGGAAGCCAGGTTCCCAGCTGTGGTTGATGGGCTTTGCTGGATGACCATCGAAAGCTTCTGCACCAGAGACGACACAGCTGCCTCTGCGTCAGTACTGTTGCGGGCCAGCTCACGTGAATTCTAGCAACAGAAACAGTTACCTTCTAGGAAACAATGTagtgcttgtgcttcatcagacTTACATCAGTTTCATGGCCACATATAACTAACATTTGTATGGTGCATGATAACCTGGGATAATCATGTAACAATGACACTAACACTACGGAGGCTGTCATTCAGTGCTATTTTCCATacactgttctaaatgctttactGGGGATTCACCGATTTGAtttaatccttcagttcagttcagttcagttcagtcgctcagtcgtgtccgactctttgcgaccccatgaattgcagcatgccaggcctccctgtccatcatcaactcccggagtttacccaaactcatgtccatcgagtcggcgatgccatccagccatctcatcctctgtcgtccccttctcctcctgtccccaatccctcccagcattagtcttttccaatgagttaactcttcgcatgaggtggcccaagtattggagtttcagctttccttACACTACCCTGTAAAGGAGGTACcatgattattttcattttgattaaggaaattaaaatttgaagagtttcattaaaaagtatttttatataaattattaccCTAATTATACAGAACCTGAAGTGAGAGTCAGTGACTTTCCAAACAGTACCCCGCTAGGAAGTGGAAAAGGCATGGTTTGCTTGGCACTAAATGTTATATCCGTTTACTATGCTGCGAAATCCCtgtagagcaggggtccccaacctccagaatctaatccctggtgatctgaggtggagctgatgtaataataatagaaataaagtgcacaataaagtAATGTGCTTAAATCACCCAGAAACCATTCCTCTACCTCCCAGTTCATGAGAAAACTGCCTTCCAAATcggtccctagtgccaaaaaggttAGGGACCACTGCTATAGAGGATTTAAAGGGATGTACGTGGAGATTTGACTACACTTGGTCACTGGATTTggggttttactttttccttgagGCTCCTACCTGCTTCCACAACACTGAGCTAATTTGGAAGGCACCTAGAAGGGATATTCTCCTTACTCGAAGCCTGTCAACCCAGGAACCCAGAtccctgttttcatttttactcttCTCAGTTGACAGAGCTGTACTCTGCCTCAGCACCTGGGATCTGCTTGTCCTTATACCCTGGGGTGGCCTAGTCCCAGCTATGGTTTATGTCCAGAGCTGAAGCAAAGACAGCAAGAATAAGGATAAGCCCCAGAAGTCATCTGCTCCGACCTCCCTCCCAAGTTTACAGATAAGAACCTGAGGTCCAGAAACGGAGGGTAAAGCTTCCACAGTCCCTTGGTGAATACCATGGGGGGTTCTCTGCTTCTGAAGTGGGGTCTCTAGCTGGGACTGAAGCCCTGTTCACTATGAAGGTCTATTTGCAGGACCATATCTGTGAACTGGTCTTGGAGTCCCTTTTAACTGAGTTTTAACTCCTCACCATTTGcttccatttttctatttatcaAGTCTTAAGTACTTGAATCTTCCTAAGAGAGCATCATATGAAGGTCATAGCCCTAATCCAGTGACCACATTTCTAGTTCAACATTGTTGTTACCTGAGGGACCATGAGCCCCCTATTCTCTCCTTTTCCAGTCTATAGAAGGAAATTGGTAAGGTGCATGGCCCTGGAGAGCCGTTGCAGTTCTCTCATTCTATATGGTTCACCTCTTGCTGACCCACTCCCTACCCCCATTTCTAACACATGTACCTCTTCACTTGTACTAAGGTTATGGCTTCTGACTTAACACCTTCACTGAGATCTTTAATTCCCAGGCTTTCTGGATTTAGTTGCTGTTCTGCCATCTATAGTAGCCCTCCACCACATTGATTCACACCTCTGCAGCACCCTCCCCTGAAAACCATCCAGTCTGACATTTCTGACATTCTCAGCTGCCACTTAGGCTCACTACTCATGCTTACACTTCCTGGGTTTCCCAGGGTCTGACGTCACCGACATCTGACCAATGAGACAAACTGATACATATTACCTACCCCCAGGAGGGTTCACTGGAGACACCCACTGTGAAACTCAAAAGCAGGGCAAGTCTGCAAAGTGGAAatgccttttttttgttttaccttCTTCAGTTCTTCCAGCTCAGAGAGCACACACATCTCTTCAAGGATATGCCACCCAGAGGGTTGGCACCTGACTGTGATGTTTCCGATGTAGCCGAGGCTGCAGGGAAGAGTGTACTCGTCATTCTCAGACCCAAATCCAAAGGCAATGCTGTTACACTGGgctggaaaacaatagaaacagagaaatagagaaaagaatagaaacacAGTAGAAGAATGTCTTGACACTCTCTATCAACTATGTATTAATAGCAGTGCTTTAGAAGTCATATTTTCAGAGCCAAACCTAGGCAAAATTCAGGAGTAGAAGAAGTTTATTTTTGATGCCCATCTTTACCCCCATCagtcccttttcttctttcctgatgtTCTGCCCTCCCCAAGGCTGGCCCCCTTTCCCTCCAGGTATGTAGTCTAGGCCAACAATCTGACTTTTAGTGAGCTATCAAATAGTAAGTATTCACTGAAAACAAGCCAAGGTGTGATCGCTCCTAGAAAATATTTACCCTCTTTAAGGGCATGCTAGAATACCAGATAAGCTTCAAGATACTATGGGACAAAGTAGGCATGATAAGGTTAAAAGATAGGCAGTTGCCATTTGGGGGTGACATGTCCTACTCTGTTCCCCTCACATCATGACCAACCACTTAGCTCCCCTTGCACCAGGCCCTTCATAATAGGTTCTTACCATGATCGTGACTGGGAGAAGAAAGAACCACAAGGGctgtgatttttgtttcttttccccacTGTTCTGTCGTAAGTGTCTAAGCTCTTTGtacacttagtaaatatttgttagataGATGTTGAAAGTGGCAAAAATCTTGGTAAGAGAGATTGAAATTGAATGTAAAgaatttttcaaacatttgaagaaatgaagtggggtgtgtgtgcctgtgtatttctgtgtgtgtttgtgtatgtgaaagacctggaaaaaaaaaaaaaaaacattctttccTGGGTCCCTTGGATTATAATTTAGGAATGTCATCAGCCCCAGGGCTCTTTCAACATGGACACCAGTAAACTATTGCTGAGTCATTTCCAACAGAGCCTGCAGTGAATCAGTCTTGCATGACATTTACATTAAGAATAAGAGGTCAGATCACCCATGAGCAAGAGTCTGAAATAGTCTGAAATAGTCAGCTGAAATTGAGTTTCATCCTGGCGGGAGTTGGGCGGGGGAGGGAACAGCTGCTTGATAAAGTCAGTCTTAGAACAATTCTGTTTTGGGAACATCTCCAATACATAATCTACTCATTAGGCTCCCACAACCTACTTccctgg contains:
- the ADGRF1 gene encoding adhesion G-protein coupled receptor F1 isoform X1, with the translated sequence MKFKAHPERKSQTVTPAVCVLSRTRRDQQKMRFLPLWLFSFLTITEGRDGFLERDEGIKTKQELIVNKEKPLGSIQEYELLLQVHYRNSKEKRELKEFLKFCALSSFFLPEPVKIIRAKATTYCGYQNRALRCACEDSYSWFPPQCLDPQNCSLLKAGSPQTCDCHSSNLTQSVYFCERTKVWGTFKINEKFTEDLLDSSSAKYAKYTTGIEMQLKEAYKGIQGFESVRVIQFRDGSIVVGYEVVGSSGTSELLSGIEQMVEKAKTYLRQLYTLEENSFRVFGEAQCNSIAFGFGSENDEYTLPCSLGYIGNITVRCQPSGWHILEEMCVLSELEELKKNSRELARNSTDAEAAVSSLVQKLSMVIQQSPSTTAGNLASVVSILGNISSLRKSFTVSNSTMENVINIADHILNSASLTNWTVLLKKEKNASSQLLESLENISTLVPSTALPLHFSRDFINWKGIPVSANLSNQGYNYETEFPPQNTPSPITGHVSIGPGQFKKHLPHTIISMTSLTLGNILPIAENKNAQVNGPLISIIIPNSSIHEISLTFSKMKLNLSQPQCVFWDFSHLQWTDTGCHLENETANLVTCLCTHLTSYSVLMSSIVPPAIVPIVKWITFVGLGVSIGSLILCLTIQGLFWKQVNKNQTSHSRHICIVNIALCLLIADVWFIVAATVDTNSGVCTAAVFFAHLFYLSLFFWMLLLGFLLAYRVIFVFHHMATPLMVAVGFCLGYGCPLIISIVTFLVTQPSDGYKRKDACWLNWSDGSKPLLAFAVPALTIVAVNLAVVLLVLTKLWRPAVGERLAQDNKATVKRIGRSLLVLTPLLGLTWGFGIVTMADGQNLSWHVIFAFLNAFQGLFILCFGILLDSKLRQLLLNKLSPLSCWDQTSKQKLSDSSVTLRFEKPFNPFQQKGCYVFSYTSESSHDIMLTQFSSAEQSGES
- the ADGRF1 gene encoding adhesion G-protein coupled receptor F1 isoform X2 translates to MRFLPLWLFSFLTITEGRDGFLERDEGIKTKQELIVNKEKPLGSIQEYELLLQVHYRNSKEKRELKEFLKFCALSSFFLPEPVKIIRAKATTYCGYQNRALRCACEDSYSWFPPQCLDPQNCSLLKAGSPQTCDCHSSNLTQSVYFCERTKVWGTFKINEKFTEDLLDSSSAKYAKYTTGIEMQLKEAYKGIQGFESVRVIQFRDGSIVVGYEVVGSSGTSELLSGIEQMVEKAKTYLRQLYTLEENSFRVFGEAQCNSIAFGFGSENDEYTLPCSLGYIGNITVRCQPSGWHILEEMCVLSELEELKKNSRELARNSTDAEAAVSSLVQKLSMVIQQSPSTTAGNLASVVSILGNISSLRKSFTVSNSTMENVINIADHILNSASLTNWTVLLKKEKNASSQLLESLENISTLVPSTALPLHFSRDFINWKGIPVSANLSNQGYNYETEFPPQNTPSPITGHVSIGPGQFKKHLPHTIISMTSLTLGNILPIAENKNAQVNGPLISIIIPNSSIHEISLTFSKMKLNLSQPQCVFWDFSHLQWTDTGCHLENETANLVTCLCTHLTSYSVLMSSIVPPAIVPIVKWITFVGLGVSIGSLILCLTIQGLFWKQVNKNQTSHSRHICIVNIALCLLIADVWFIVAATVDTNSGVCTAAVFFAHLFYLSLFFWMLLLGFLLAYRVIFVFHHMATPLMVAVGFCLGYGCPLIISIVTFLVTQPSDGYKRKDACWLNWSDGSKPLLAFAVPALTIVAVNLAVVLLVLTKLWRPAVGERLAQDNKATVKRIGRSLLVLTPLLGLTWGFGIVTMADGQNLSWHVIFAFLNAFQGLFILCFGILLDSKLRQLLLNKLSPLSCWDQTSKQKLSDSSVTLRFEKPFNPFQQKGCYVFSYTSESSHDIMLTQFSSAEQSGES